In Aquimarina sp. TRL1, a single window of DNA contains:
- a CDS encoding M1 family aminopeptidase, with protein sequence MKEIFLFELQYRLRRPVTWIYVTLCLGMGILAAVLQKSVTAEFTNSPNNIIDIITIISILSIFFYAAIMGVPIFRDKEHHTAQTYFTFPISQKSYVLGRFLGSFAIASLLNICTTLGVLIGFGISIFLDRPDYGTFMSFHPSSYLLPFFFILQINALLVGALFFCLMAFFKKMPIIYLGGILLFILYSISGNILNSFDNQWLSVYLDPFGGRAFRFVKKYWSINELNSNQLPIYGKFLLNRLIWLGIAFGLFFLTLFRFNYKSFLLSKSKKQKTDTDAFVSSGTLIPTQKFDKKTNINNLVSLTKIEFLSIVKDPIFSILLIIGGIIAIFTTYLSNKTYETPNLPLTRFMVEKLSGGVTLLAIVILIIYAGEAVHRTRKNKTFVFYDALPIKNTSLYLSKILSLSGIAVLLVFANILLGLLYQTFLGYTKYELGMYFTFYFTSVLPAYLITLFLAFFIHVIVNNKFLGHFIIIAIYIGLPMLVSLGFKSNNPLLLFGNTTPSFVSDLNGFGHYLKGTMWMNAYWLSLTLLLVIIGKLFWTRGFFSSGKERLTLAKNRFSIQTGLGLCLALISFIAITGFCYYNLKVLNKIHGEEYNNLVQVEAEKKYSKYLDKAHPQVTDLKVAIDLFPKKRSVAAKGVYTITNNYPTPIDTLFMEITYPGANTKLTKVTYNNTVLSPAIQDSVYRVSIYKLPKPLLPGTKASLVVEVSSEAKGFANQLEKEILYNGSFINSSIFPRFYYERSLVDNGIRRKHGLEKLEYLFPPRTDSAALKKNLFNEDANYLNFEATISTVKDQIAIAPGILKKQWTKDERAYYQYQLESPTDLFFNVVSASYDTEKANWISPKGKEVAIEIYHSPKHKRNLKHFINGVKAALDYCSKNFYEYPNSVIRIVEFPAYATFAQSFATTIPYSEDFGFVADFDKAEDFNYAFRVTTHEVAHQWWGHIVTPSKTSGANIISETLAEYTSLMTMKHEYGEHGIKNFLKYSLDNYLRSRSFSLKPERSLLNVEIGQHIWYRKGSMIMYELQDLIGEEKMNQALQSFLMEYKYFEKGVYPTSENLYHAIRDITPDSLKYAVDDGFKEIVLYENRVTKATTKKLEDDTYETTFTVDSKKTYYSDSGKEIKTDTNTNYIEIGLFGEDITDAEDVPIKNPYYLNRKWLSPGENTFTIITDKKPVKAGIDPYNKLIDRTSGDNLKNVDEL encoded by the coding sequence ATGAAAGAAATATTCTTATTCGAACTGCAATATAGACTGAGAAGACCTGTCACCTGGATCTATGTAACACTATGCCTTGGTATGGGAATACTGGCTGCTGTGCTTCAAAAATCCGTGACCGCAGAATTCACCAACAGCCCTAACAATATCATAGATATCATTACTATTATATCGATCCTTTCTATTTTCTTTTATGCCGCTATCATGGGGGTTCCTATTTTTCGGGATAAAGAACACCATACTGCACAGACCTATTTCACTTTCCCTATTTCTCAAAAATCCTATGTATTAGGTCGTTTTCTAGGAAGTTTTGCTATCGCATCCTTATTAAATATATGCACCACATTAGGAGTACTTATTGGTTTTGGGATTAGTATCTTTTTAGATAGACCTGATTACGGTACTTTTATGTCTTTTCATCCTTCTTCTTACCTATTGCCCTTCTTCTTTATTCTGCAAATAAATGCCTTACTCGTAGGGGCTCTTTTCTTTTGCCTGATGGCATTTTTCAAGAAGATGCCTATTATTTATCTCGGGGGGATCTTACTATTCATTCTCTACAGCATTTCTGGAAATATCCTGAATTCATTCGATAATCAATGGCTCAGCGTATACTTAGATCCTTTTGGCGGAAGAGCTTTTCGGTTTGTAAAAAAATACTGGTCCATCAATGAACTTAATTCAAATCAACTTCCGATATACGGAAAGTTTTTACTAAACAGACTTATCTGGCTTGGCATTGCATTCGGTTTGTTTTTTCTCACTCTTTTTCGCTTTAATTACAAAAGCTTTCTGTTATCCAAAAGCAAAAAGCAAAAAACCGATACGGATGCTTTTGTCTCTTCCGGGACACTCATTCCTACTCAAAAATTTGATAAGAAAACAAACATCAATAACTTAGTATCATTAACCAAAATAGAGTTTTTATCAATTGTTAAAGATCCTATTTTCAGCATTCTTTTAATTATCGGGGGGATTATTGCAATTTTTACTACCTATTTATCCAATAAAACCTACGAAACACCAAATCTACCCCTGACCAGATTTATGGTAGAAAAGCTTTCGGGAGGTGTCACTTTATTAGCTATTGTTATATTGATCATTTATGCAGGAGAAGCAGTTCACCGAACCCGAAAAAACAAAACATTTGTTTTTTATGATGCGTTGCCTATCAAAAACACCAGTCTTTATCTTTCCAAGATCCTTTCCCTATCAGGTATTGCTGTTTTACTAGTCTTTGCTAATATTTTATTAGGGTTGCTCTATCAGACTTTCTTAGGATACACCAAGTATGAACTGGGAATGTATTTTACCTTTTATTTCACATCCGTTCTCCCTGCCTATCTCATTACACTTTTTTTAGCATTTTTTATTCATGTTATTGTAAACAATAAATTTTTAGGTCACTTTATCATCATTGCCATCTATATTGGACTCCCAATGTTGGTTTCTCTTGGTTTTAAAAGCAACAACCCTTTATTACTATTTGGGAATACCACCCCCAGCTTTGTCAGCGACTTGAATGGTTTTGGTCATTACTTAAAAGGCACTATGTGGATGAATGCATATTGGCTATCCCTAACTTTATTGTTAGTCATCATAGGAAAGTTGTTTTGGACTCGTGGTTTCTTTTCTTCCGGAAAAGAACGTTTAACGCTAGCGAAAAACCGGTTTTCGATACAAACTGGTTTAGGTCTATGTCTGGCATTAATTTCTTTTATTGCCATTACAGGTTTTTGCTATTACAACCTAAAAGTTCTCAATAAAATTCACGGAGAAGAATACAATAATTTAGTTCAGGTAGAAGCTGAGAAAAAATACTCAAAATACCTGGATAAAGCACATCCTCAGGTCACGGATTTAAAAGTGGCTATTGATCTTTTCCCAAAAAAAAGAAGTGTTGCGGCAAAAGGGGTATATACAATCACCAATAATTATCCTACCCCCATTGATACACTGTTTATGGAAATCACCTATCCGGGGGCAAATACCAAACTGACCAAAGTAACGTATAACAATACGGTACTATCCCCTGCAATACAAGATAGTGTTTATAGAGTTTCCATATATAAATTACCCAAACCACTACTTCCTGGCACCAAGGCTTCTTTAGTGGTGGAAGTTTCCTCTGAAGCTAAAGGATTTGCTAATCAACTGGAAAAAGAAATTCTATACAATGGCTCCTTTATAAACAGTTCTATTTTCCCTAGATTCTACTATGAAAGAAGCCTGGTAGACAATGGAATCAGAAGAAAACACGGACTGGAAAAACTAGAGTATCTGTTTCCTCCCAGAACAGATTCTGCTGCTCTAAAAAAGAATTTGTTTAATGAAGATGCTAATTATCTAAATTTCGAAGCAACCATTAGTACGGTTAAGGATCAGATTGCTATTGCTCCCGGAATTTTAAAAAAACAATGGACAAAAGACGAACGAGCGTATTATCAATATCAGTTAGAGTCTCCTACCGATTTATTCTTTAATGTCGTATCTGCTTCTTATGATACCGAAAAGGCTAATTGGATATCCCCCAAAGGAAAAGAAGTGGCTATTGAGATCTATCACTCTCCAAAACACAAAAGAAATCTGAAGCATTTTATTAATGGAGTCAAGGCAGCTCTGGACTACTGTTCTAAAAACTTTTATGAATATCCTAATTCTGTGATTCGAATTGTAGAGTTTCCTGCCTATGCTACTTTTGCACAATCTTTTGCTACTACTATTCCTTACTCAGAAGATTTTGGGTTTGTAGCTGATTTTGACAAGGCAGAAGATTTTAATTATGCATTCCGGGTAACTACTCATGAAGTTGCACATCAATGGTGGGGGCATATTGTTACTCCTAGTAAAACCTCTGGAGCTAATATTATCTCAGAAACACTGGCAGAATATACTTCGCTCATGACAATGAAACATGAATATGGAGAACACGGAATCAAAAATTTTCTCAAATACTCTCTTGATAATTACCTAAGAAGCCGAAGTTTCAGTCTTAAACCCGAACGATCTCTTCTCAATGTAGAAATCGGTCAACATATCTGGTATAGAAAAGGATCTATGATTATGTACGAATTACAGGACTTGATTGGAGAAGAAAAAATGAATCAGGCACTGCAATCTTTTCTTATGGAATACAAGTATTTTGAAAAAGGGGTATACCCAACCTCTGAAAATCTTTATCACGCCATCAGAGACATCACACCTGACTCTCTAAAATATGCAGTAGATGACGGATTCAAAGAGATTGTTTTATACGAAAACAGGGTTACTAAAGCGACTACTAAAAAGCTGGAAGACGACACCTATGAAACCACCTTTACCGTCGATTCTAAAAAAACATACTACAGCGATAGTGGTAAGGAAATAAAAACAGACACAAACACCAACTATATAGAGATTGGTCTTTTTGGAGAGGATATCACCGATGCAGAAGATGTGCCTATTAAAAACCCGTATTATCTGAATAGAAAATGGCTGTCTCCCGGAGAAAACACCTTTACAATTATCACTGATAAAAAACCGGTAAAAGCAGGCATTGACCCTTATAATAAACTCATTGACAGAACATCAGGAGATAATCTAAAAAATGTTGATGAATTATAA